From the Poseidonibacter antarcticus genome, the window TAAAGATGAAGTTAAAATTATAGGTCCTGAACATCCCTTATGTGCAAAAAGTAAAGAACCTTCAAATTTTCTACCATCAACAAAAGTATTAACGTATGTTGAAATCCCTGATAATTTCTTGAACCAAAATTGGTCTTTTTGAACGGTAAAACCAACAAGTGCTGGTTCAAGTTTTTCTATTGTATGTCCATATTTTTTAGCAATATCAAATGCAATAGAAGTAGCACCTAAAGAAGAAAAAGATAAACCACCACTAGCGATAACTATTTTTTTTGATTGTATATCTTGTTTATTTGTTTTAATTTTATATGAATCTGATTCTATAATATTTTCAATATCTAAAACTTTTGTATCAAGATATTTTTTTATATGTGTAGTTAATTTTAAAAACATATCAATAACATCTTGAGATGAGTTACAAAAATAAGTTCCCTTCACAATTTTAGGATTGATTTTTGGAACAACACCATTTTTATTTAAAAAATTTAATAAATCATCTTTTGTATATTTATGTAAAATCTCTTCTACAAAATCTTTATCACCTAAATAGTTTTTATTTGTAACAAGCTCATTTGTAATATTACATTTAGCTCCACCTGAAACTTTTATTTTTGAACCAACTTTAGAGTTCGTATCAATAATACATATGTTCTTATATTTTCTTTTATTTAATGTGGAAGCTAGCATCAAAGAA encodes:
- a CDS encoding NAD(P)/FAD-dependent oxidoreductase, which codes for MLASTLNKRKYKNICIIDTNSKVGSKIKVSGGAKCNITNELVTNKNYLGDKDFVEEILHKYTKDDLLNFLNKNGVVPKINPKIVKGTYFCNSSQDVIDMFLKLTTHIKKYLDTKVLDIENIIESDSYKIKTNKQDIQSKKIVIASGGLSFSSLGATSIAFDIAKKYGHTIEKLEPALVGFTVQKDQFWFKKLSGISTYVNTFVDGRKFEGSLLFAHKGCSGPIILTSSLYWKKGQLAIDFLPNKKIEDFFKSNKKISSALPLPKRFIEEFLQSIDLEDKAISSLKIDEREKLSKLKYYEFSPAGNFGYTKAEVTKGGINTDEINHNTFESLKQKGLYFIGECLNITGELGGFNFQIAFSQANICAKELNKL